The following proteins come from a genomic window of Yinghuangia sp. ASG 101:
- a CDS encoding response regulator gives MHPEDTAPIRVLVVDDHPVFRAGMATVLEDLDGLDVVGQSGDGARAVDDVARLAPDVVLMDLRMPGMGGLEATARITTTHPATAVIVLTMDEDDDSVFAALRAGARGYLLKEADGDDIRRAILGVARGEAVFGPRIAQRVLAFFSSSPAHPRRAVPFPQLTDREREVLDLLAHGLDNASIARRLVLSEKTVRNRVSDVLAKLRARSRAEAVAIARDAGMGPA, from the coding sequence ATGCACCCCGAAGACACCGCGCCCATCCGCGTGTTGGTCGTCGACGACCACCCCGTGTTCCGCGCGGGCATGGCCACCGTGCTGGAGGACCTGGACGGCCTCGACGTCGTCGGGCAGTCCGGCGACGGGGCGCGGGCCGTCGACGACGTCGCGCGGCTCGCACCGGACGTGGTCCTGATGGATCTGCGCATGCCGGGCATGGGCGGTCTGGAGGCGACCGCGCGGATCACCACGACCCACCCGGCGACCGCGGTGATCGTGCTGACCATGGACGAGGACGACGACTCCGTGTTCGCGGCCCTGCGCGCGGGTGCGCGCGGCTACCTGCTGAAGGAGGCGGACGGCGACGACATCCGCCGCGCGATCCTCGGCGTCGCGCGCGGCGAGGCGGTCTTCGGCCCGAGGATCGCGCAGCGGGTGCTGGCGTTCTTCTCCTCCTCCCCCGCGCACCCGCGCCGCGCCGTACCGTTCCCGCAGCTCACCGACCGCGAGCGGGAGGTGCTCGACCTGCTCGCCCACGGGCTCGACAACGCGTCGATCGCGCGGCGGCTGGTGCTGTCGGAGAAGACGGTGCGGAACCGGGTGAGCGACGTCCTCGCCAAACTCCGGGCCCGGAGCAGGGCGGAGGCGGTGGCGATCGCGCGGGACGCGGGGATGGGGCCGGCCTAG
- a CDS encoding sensor histidine kinase gives MTTTQPPQEGTGHSGEVGVHGGDGEGARGGEVRSGACPESGDPGVGPVGGDEGVASGGEGGEPVRGSRSSRPPGGGRLRAAVRRIPDRGLTAVAAGLAVVAVVSTAAYLPFHAWTANRADIADRSWGDVVLASAWPVIGAFVVRGRPRNPVGWLLMVPASYAPYLNLSLYAVVSAEIADEPLPGADFAAWVGSWGFTQYFVVVPLLLLFFPDGQLPGPRWRFAAYGIVGAAASAALAAMFRDGGIDVSEDVGNPLGIPGASWLGYVTLTGAFATLLPGSAIGVAALVVRTRHAVGVRRTQLQWLVLGGLFLMGCWALSFGSDGRVAVDLLFALGLLGPPVGIAVAMLRHRMFDVVVVLNRTIVYAVLTLAMVGVYAGLVVGAGHIAPTSTAGVVAVAVVALIAAVGRDAMQKAVDRWLFGHRHDPYAVVARVGRHVAPASEPVEALQRLVDALRRALRLPYAAFRGTAGEGEGAAVQAVSGSPVAGWRTVPARALGQDIGELHVGIRPGRERWTPEEQAAVEEVAARAATLAYAAALVADVARSRARIVVAREEERRRLRADLHDGVGPSLAGTAHQLDALARRIEASGQPELADRARLVRDRLRQTVTDLRSVVHGLRPPILDQLGLAGALRDLSAGYETPHCTVELGPGLDELPAAVEVAAYAIAAEAVTNAVRHSAAGELALVAGVDAGTLVVEIRDNGCGMPVYPQAGVGLRSMGERAGEVGGRVDVLPAPGGGTVIRATLPGRTAG, from the coding sequence ATGACGACCACGCAGCCGCCGCAGGAGGGGACCGGGCACTCCGGTGAGGTGGGCGTGCACGGGGGTGACGGAGAAGGTGCGCGCGGTGGTGAGGTCCGGTCCGGGGCGTGCCCGGAGAGCGGTGATCCGGGTGTCGGGCCGGTCGGGGGCGATGAGGGTGTCGCGTCGGGGGGTGAAGGCGGCGAGCCCGTCAGGGGGTCGCGGTCTTCGCGTCCGCCGGGTGGTGGGCGCCTCCGCGCGGCCGTACGCCGCATCCCCGATCGCGGGCTGACGGCCGTCGCCGCCGGGCTCGCGGTGGTCGCGGTGGTCTCGACGGCCGCGTACCTCCCGTTCCACGCGTGGACCGCCAATCGCGCGGACATCGCCGACCGCTCGTGGGGCGACGTGGTCCTCGCGTCGGCGTGGCCGGTGATCGGGGCGTTCGTGGTGCGGGGGCGTCCGCGCAATCCGGTCGGCTGGCTGCTCATGGTGCCGGCCAGCTACGCGCCGTACCTGAATCTGTCCCTCTACGCCGTCGTCTCCGCCGAGATCGCCGACGAGCCGCTGCCCGGCGCGGACTTCGCGGCGTGGGTGGGGAGTTGGGGCTTCACGCAGTACTTCGTGGTGGTGCCGCTGCTGCTCCTCTTCTTCCCCGACGGGCAACTCCCCGGTCCGCGCTGGCGGTTCGCCGCGTACGGAATCGTCGGTGCCGCCGCGTCGGCCGCCCTCGCCGCGATGTTCCGCGACGGCGGCATCGACGTGTCGGAGGACGTCGGGAACCCGCTGGGCATCCCGGGCGCGTCCTGGCTCGGCTACGTCACCCTCACCGGCGCCTTCGCGACGCTCCTGCCCGGCAGCGCGATCGGGGTCGCGGCCCTCGTGGTCCGCACGCGGCACGCGGTCGGCGTGCGGCGCACGCAACTGCAATGGCTGGTCCTCGGCGGCCTGTTCCTCATGGGCTGCTGGGCGCTGTCGTTCGGCTCGGACGGCCGCGTCGCCGTCGACCTCCTGTTCGCCCTCGGCCTGCTCGGGCCGCCCGTCGGAATCGCGGTGGCGATGCTGCGGCACCGCATGTTCGACGTCGTCGTGGTGCTCAACCGCACGATCGTGTACGCCGTCCTCACCCTCGCCATGGTCGGCGTCTACGCCGGGCTGGTGGTCGGCGCCGGGCACATCGCCCCGACCTCGACCGCCGGGGTCGTCGCCGTCGCGGTCGTCGCACTGATCGCCGCGGTCGGGCGCGACGCCATGCAGAAGGCCGTCGACCGCTGGCTGTTCGGCCACCGGCACGACCCGTACGCCGTGGTCGCACGCGTCGGGCGGCACGTCGCGCCCGCGTCCGAGCCGGTCGAGGCGCTGCAGCGGCTGGTCGACGCGCTGCGCCGGGCTCTGCGGCTGCCGTACGCCGCGTTCCGCGGCACCGCCGGGGAAGGGGAAGGCGCCGCCGTCCAGGCCGTCAGCGGCTCCCCTGTCGCGGGCTGGCGGACCGTCCCCGCGCGGGCGCTCGGGCAGGACATCGGCGAACTACATGTCGGCATCCGGCCCGGCCGCGAGCGCTGGACGCCGGAGGAGCAGGCCGCCGTCGAGGAGGTCGCGGCGCGGGCGGCCACCCTCGCGTACGCCGCCGCACTCGTCGCGGACGTCGCCCGCAGCCGGGCGCGGATCGTCGTGGCCCGCGAGGAGGAACGCCGCCGCCTGCGCGCCGACCTGCACGACGGCGTCGGCCCGTCACTGGCCGGCACCGCCCACCAGCTGGACGCGCTGGCCCGCCGCATCGAGGCCTCCGGGCAGCCCGAACTCGCCGACCGGGCACGGCTGGTCCGCGACCGGTTGCGCCAGACCGTGACCGATCTGCGGTCGGTGGTCCACGGCCTGCGACCGCCGATACTCGACCAGTTGGGCCTCGCCGGCGCCCTGCGCGACCTGTCGGCCGGGTACGAAACCCCGCACTGCACCGTCGAGTTGGGCCCGGGTCTGGACGAACTCCCGGCGGCGGTCGAGGTCGCGGCGTACGCCATCGCGGCCGAGGCCGTCACCAACGCCGTCCGGCACAGCGCGGCGGGCGAACTCGCGCTGGTGGCGGGCGTGGACGCCGGGACGCTGGTGGTCGAGATCCGCGACAACGGCTGTGGCATGCCGGTGTACCCGCAGGCCGGCGTCGGGCTGCGCAGCATGGGCGAGCGCGCGGGCGAAGTCGGCGGCAGGGTCGACGTGTTGCCCGCCCCGGGCGGCGGGACGGTGATCCGCGCGACGCTGCCGGGCCGGACGGCGGGGTGA
- a CDS encoding SWIM zinc finger family protein — MLERWTADRVLALAPDTASQKAGSKLAAPGPWTGLGAGEVSLPDTGDEGGTTTAKSGVWGLCKGSGAKTYRTAVDLDGPAWSCTCPSRKLPCKHALGLLLLWSSGDVAEAAEAPAWVTGWLTGRQDREKQRTVRRTTGVADPAAAARRAEQRAARVAEGADTLGRWLADQVRHGIAGADRAGYAPWEDMARQMVDQQAQRMARRLRTAATRPASGDGWPERLLEDYAEMWLLLRAHDRLDALDAPLAASVRTQFGWTVEKNDLVQKAAEQGTAVRDHWTVLGSRDTDEDNLTVRHIWLRGERSGRTALVMVVGAAGQAPPVALPVGERFEADLIFHDAAAPLRAHLAERHGPPEPAEVPAGCDAATAAMTYAEAVRGEPWLDAWPVVLADVAAVPDALGWRITGADGFWLPVDRSRAADDALWRLAAMSGGAGMTVFGEYGARGFAPVTGWHEGRAVSL, encoded by the coding sequence ATGCTGGAACGCTGGACCGCGGACCGGGTGTTGGCACTCGCACCCGACACCGCGTCGCAGAAGGCCGGATCGAAGCTGGCGGCCCCCGGGCCGTGGACGGGACTGGGAGCCGGGGAGGTCTCCCTTCCGGACACCGGGGACGAGGGGGGAACGACGACCGCGAAGAGCGGTGTGTGGGGATTGTGCAAGGGCAGTGGCGCCAAGACGTACCGCACCGCGGTCGACCTGGACGGCCCGGCGTGGTCGTGCACGTGTCCGAGCCGCAAGCTGCCGTGCAAGCACGCGTTGGGGCTGCTGCTGCTGTGGTCGTCCGGCGATGTCGCCGAGGCGGCCGAGGCCCCCGCGTGGGTCACCGGTTGGCTGACGGGCCGTCAGGACCGCGAGAAGCAGCGCACGGTGCGCCGTACGACGGGAGTCGCCGACCCCGCCGCCGCGGCCCGCCGCGCCGAGCAGCGCGCCGCGCGGGTCGCCGAGGGCGCCGACACGCTGGGCCGGTGGCTCGCCGACCAGGTGCGCCACGGGATCGCCGGGGCCGACCGGGCGGGCTACGCGCCGTGGGAGGACATGGCCCGGCAGATGGTCGACCAGCAGGCCCAGCGCATGGCCCGCCGGCTGCGGACCGCGGCGACGCGCCCGGCGTCCGGCGACGGCTGGCCGGAGCGGCTGTTGGAGGACTACGCCGAGATGTGGCTCCTGCTGCGGGCCCACGATCGGCTCGACGCGTTGGACGCGCCGCTGGCGGCGTCGGTCAGGACGCAGTTCGGCTGGACGGTGGAGAAGAACGACCTGGTGCAGAAGGCCGCCGAGCAGGGCACCGCCGTGCGCGACCACTGGACGGTGCTGGGCAGCCGCGACACCGACGAAGACAATCTGACGGTCCGCCACATCTGGTTGCGGGGCGAGCGGTCCGGCCGTACGGCGCTGGTGATGGTGGTCGGCGCGGCCGGCCAGGCGCCGCCCGTCGCGCTCCCGGTCGGCGAGCGCTTCGAGGCCGATCTGATCTTCCACGACGCGGCGGCCCCGCTGCGCGCCCACCTCGCGGAACGCCACGGCCCGCCGGAGCCCGCGGAGGTCCCGGCGGGATGCGACGCGGCGACCGCGGCGATGACGTACGCCGAGGCGGTGCGCGGCGAACCCTGGCTCGACGCCTGGCCGGTGGTGCTCGCGGACGTCGCGGCCGTCCCCGACGCCCTCGGCTGGCGGATCACCGGAGCCGACGGCTTCTGGCTGCCGGTCGACCGCTCGCGCGCCGCGGACGACGCGCTGTGGCGCCTGGCCGCGATGTCGGGGGGAGCGGGCATGACCGTCTTCGGCGAGTACGGCGCCCGGGGGTTCGCGCCGGTCACGGGGTGGCACGAGGGGCGCGCGGTGTCGCTGTGA
- a CDS encoding M23 family metallopeptidase: MTDGRYPDGDPYGRGVADEVYGTGNHTAYPAYDAYDTGANAAYGANAYDSDSWSGSWQTGGHQTPAYPQESYPAGAGQNGYDPSLYGTSPVYGAATDDYGHDSGAYTAFSYDGSGAYAAVDTGGSGAYAAVDVGGSGAYAAVDTGGSGAYAAVDASGGYPAYDSGAYQAYGADGTYGQATAAVPQADYPQYEQTAWSGDVLTAVQEQPGTWASEAWSTDGTAATGWYDTATAVQAAPAPALDRHDAPAWDASPAPHLEGADPFAGTQEFALGFAAHDTGGTAVAFAPGEAFDTDGRTDEFADHAAHSGSSDAPAPHADGHPDSTMTAEFSVAAVRDAVRDEDDGYDDESADDDEPDGAAAAAAAVGAPRTISASAASSRAARRKTTRRTRPMVKVAGGSLGVLGAAAMAVAAAGGIQADTPNRSDDTIASGVDVPLASSPLDQQFTQLQESAEDFADRASRTQARVALEEKQAEIARQQAEQARIQAEQAKLAEEERVKKEQERPKFMLPVRPGLSAYFGQAGGRWSSLHTGIDFPVSTGTSVRAVTDGVVRTQWNSAYGNMVILTAPDGTETWYCHLSRAKVVSGPVKAGDVIAYSGNTGNSTGPHLHLEVRPGGGAPVNPIPWLRNKGLDPT; this comes from the coding sequence GTGACGGACGGCCGTTATCCGGACGGCGACCCCTACGGTCGCGGCGTCGCGGACGAGGTCTACGGCACTGGCAACCACACGGCTTACCCCGCGTACGACGCGTACGACACCGGGGCGAACGCCGCGTATGGCGCCAACGCCTACGACTCCGATTCGTGGTCGGGCTCCTGGCAGACCGGGGGCCACCAGACCCCTGCCTACCCGCAGGAGTCCTACCCCGCGGGCGCCGGACAAAACGGCTACGACCCGTCCTTGTACGGCACTTCGCCGGTCTACGGCGCGGCCACCGACGACTACGGCCACGACAGCGGGGCCTACACGGCCTTCTCCTACGACGGGTCCGGCGCGTACGCCGCCGTCGACACCGGCGGGTCCGGTGCCTATGCCGCGGTCGACGTGGGCGGATCGGGCGCGTACGCCGCGGTCGACACCGGCGGGTCCGGCGCCTACGCCGCCGTCGACGCCAGCGGCGGCTACCCCGCGTACGACAGCGGCGCGTACCAGGCCTACGGCGCCGACGGCACCTACGGCCAGGCCACGGCCGCCGTCCCGCAGGCCGACTACCCGCAATACGAGCAGACCGCCTGGTCCGGCGACGTCCTGACGGCCGTTCAGGAGCAGCCCGGCACCTGGGCGTCCGAGGCCTGGAGCACCGACGGCACCGCCGCCACCGGCTGGTACGACACGGCCACCGCCGTACAAGCCGCCCCGGCGCCCGCCCTCGACCGGCACGACGCCCCCGCGTGGGACGCCAGCCCCGCCCCCCACCTCGAAGGCGCCGACCCGTTCGCCGGGACGCAGGAGTTCGCCCTCGGCTTCGCGGCGCACGACACCGGCGGCACGGCCGTCGCGTTCGCCCCGGGCGAGGCCTTCGACACCGACGGCCGCACGGACGAATTCGCGGACCACGCCGCGCACTCCGGCTCCTCCGACGCCCCGGCCCCGCACGCCGACGGCCACCCCGACTCCACCATGACCGCCGAATTCTCGGTGGCCGCCGTGCGCGACGCCGTACGCGACGAAGACGACGGGTACGACGACGAGTCGGCCGACGACGACGAGCCGGACGGAGCCGCCGCGGCGGCCGCGGCCGTCGGCGCCCCCCGCACCATCTCCGCCTCCGCCGCGAGCAGCCGCGCCGCGCGCCGCAAGACGACCCGCCGCACCCGGCCGATGGTCAAGGTCGCCGGCGGCTCGCTCGGCGTCCTCGGCGCCGCCGCCATGGCGGTCGCCGCGGCCGGCGGCATCCAGGCCGACACCCCGAACCGCTCCGACGACACGATCGCCTCCGGCGTCGACGTGCCGCTCGCGTCGTCGCCCCTGGACCAGCAGTTCACGCAACTCCAGGAGAGCGCGGAGGACTTCGCGGACCGCGCGAGCCGCACCCAGGCGCGCGTCGCGCTGGAGGAGAAGCAGGCCGAGATCGCCCGGCAGCAGGCCGAGCAGGCGCGCATCCAGGCCGAGCAGGCCAAGCTCGCGGAGGAAGAGCGCGTCAAGAAGGAGCAGGAACGCCCCAAGTTCATGCTTCCCGTGCGCCCGGGGCTGTCCGCCTACTTCGGCCAGGCCGGCGGGCGCTGGTCCAGCCTGCACACCGGCATCGACTTCCCGGTCAGTACCGGGACGTCCGTCCGCGCGGTCACCGACGGCGTCGTGCGCACGCAGTGGAACAGCGCGTACGGCAACATGGTCATCCTGACCGCGCCCGACGGCACCGAGACGTGGTACTGCCACCTCAGCCGGGCCAAGGTCGTCTCCGGACCGGTCAAGGCCGGTGACGTGATCGCCTACTCCGGCAACACCGGCAACAGCACCGGCCCGCACCTGCACCTCGAGGTGCGCCCCGGCGGCGGCGCCCCGGTCAACCCCATTCCGTGGCTGCGCAACAAGGGCCTCGACCCGACCTGA
- a CDS encoding DUF5691 domain-containing protein codes for MTIATEALWDDLVSTALVGTAKRAVPEVDPGSSLGAALAAVPRADAAERLLDAAALALVHRRVGRLPGAGAAPLARCEPDPRPTVPVRARGRLRVLLGSGAGERRTAIAELLPEWLSEARARGFRAPEPELPALLDVARSHSELRADVAALAGPRGRWLARLNPDWAWAARVAAEDVAEDESVWEHGLFGERLAYLTALRGRDPRAARRLLAATWRGEPAEDRARLLTVLRVGLSVADEDFLEAALDDRGKAVRTGAAALLSVLPESAFAARMTARARVCVRPDGPTGVAVVPPGTCDESMRRDGIAETSPTGREKRAWWLGEIVAATPLAAWADVFGETPAEILARRLPRRWAEDIRDGWARAAVEQEDVAWARAQAGRGAPTRLLSVLPPAERAGHVAAHVEEHGLSEAFQLLAGCPAVWPAVLGRAVVDALARAARESAYPWSFSGVTGLAARSLDPAVADDIEGLAVAAGEDGYWGRAFGELAATLRERAVLRAEFAD; via the coding sequence ATGACGATCGCCACCGAAGCGCTGTGGGACGACCTGGTGTCCACCGCGTTGGTCGGCACCGCGAAGCGGGCCGTTCCGGAGGTCGACCCCGGCTCCTCGCTCGGGGCCGCGCTGGCCGCCGTGCCGCGCGCGGACGCCGCCGAACGCCTTTTGGACGCCGCGGCGTTGGCGCTGGTCCACCGGCGGGTCGGGCGGCTGCCCGGGGCCGGCGCGGCGCCGCTCGCCCGGTGCGAGCCCGATCCGCGTCCCACGGTGCCGGTCCGCGCGCGGGGCCGCCTGCGGGTGCTGCTGGGCAGCGGTGCGGGGGAGCGGCGCACGGCCATCGCGGAGCTGTTGCCCGAATGGCTGTCCGAGGCCCGGGCCCGGGGGTTCCGGGCGCCCGAGCCGGAGTTGCCCGCGCTGTTGGACGTCGCCCGGTCGCACAGCGAGCTGCGCGCGGACGTCGCGGCGCTGGCCGGGCCGCGAGGCCGCTGGCTGGCCCGGCTCAACCCGGACTGGGCGTGGGCGGCGCGCGTCGCGGCCGAGGACGTCGCCGAGGACGAAAGCGTCTGGGAGCACGGCTTGTTCGGCGAGCGCCTGGCGTATCTGACGGCGCTGCGCGGACGCGACCCGCGGGCCGCGCGGCGGCTGCTGGCCGCGACGTGGCGCGGCGAACCGGCGGAGGACCGCGCCCGGCTCCTCACCGTGCTGCGGGTCGGACTGTCGGTGGCCGACGAGGACTTCCTGGAGGCCGCGCTCGACGACCGCGGCAAGGCGGTCCGCACGGGCGCGGCGGCGCTGCTGAGCGTGCTGCCGGAGTCGGCGTTCGCGGCGCGGATGACGGCCCGGGCCCGCGTGTGCGTGCGCCCCGACGGCCCCACCGGGGTGGCCGTCGTCCCTCCCGGCACCTGTGACGAGTCGATGCGCCGCGACGGTATCGCCGAGACCTCGCCGACGGGCCGGGAGAAGCGCGCGTGGTGGCTCGGCGAGATCGTCGCCGCGACGCCGCTGGCGGCGTGGGCCGACGTGTTCGGCGAGACGCCGGCCGAGATCCTGGCCCGTCGGCTGCCCCGCCGCTGGGCGGAGGACATCCGCGACGGCTGGGCGCGGGCGGCCGTCGAGCAGGAGGACGTCGCGTGGGCGCGCGCCCAGGCGGGCCGAGGGGCGCCGACGCGCCTGCTGTCGGTGCTGCCCCCGGCCGAGCGCGCGGGGCATGTCGCCGCGCATGTGGAGGAGCACGGGCTGTCCGAGGCGTTCCAGCTGCTGGCGGGCTGCCCGGCGGTCTGGCCCGCGGTGCTGGGGCGGGCGGTGGTGGACGCGCTGGCCCGCGCGGCGCGCGAATCCGCGTACCCGTGGAGCTTCAGCGGTGTCACCGGCCTCGCGGCCCGCTCGCTCGACCCGGCGGTCGCCGACGACATCGAGGGCCTGGCGGTGGCGGCCGGCGAGGACGGCTACTGGGGCCGCGCGTTCGGCGAGTTGGCCGCGACGCTGCGCGAACGCGCGGTGCTGCGGGCCGAGTTCGCGGACTGA
- the pcrA gene encoding DNA helicase PcrA → MSKLFDDLPLPGFDADVPADVPVPAEPEPDDAPPPPEYDPAPDDLFAGDYAPPPEPYEAYYRNGAAKPAVDPARLLDGMNPQQRAAVVHEGSPLLIVAGAGSGKTRVLTHRIAYLLGARGVHPGQILAITFTNKAAGEMKERVEALVGPRAKAMWVSTFHSSCVRILRQQYKKLGLSSSFSIYDAADSQRLMAMVCRDLDLDAKQFPPRKFNAQVSNLKNELVDPETYAAGAQNDAERKLAEAYTLYQARLRQANALDFDDLIMTTVNLLQAFPDVAEHYRRRFRHVLVDEYQDTNHAQYVLVRELVGGAVGQEPKRTVDGDLVNPAAEGLAHVPPAELCVVGDADQSIYAFRGATIRNILDFESDYPAATTILLEQNYRSTQTILAAANAVIERNSNRRAKNLWTDSGQGTAIIGNTADDEHAEAQFVADEIDRLTDAGTITPSQVAVFYRTNAQSRVFEEVFIRVGLPYKVVGGVRFYERKEVRDALAYLRLLANPDDVVSLRRILNVPKRGIGDRAEACVEVLAARDRIPFAEALRRAHEAPGMATRSAKAVAGFVTLVDQLRGVVEGGAGPATVLEAVLEQTGYLAELQASNDPQDETRIENLQELAAVALEFEQAQPEGTLADFLEQVALVADSDQIPDAESGGVVTLMTLHTAKGLEFPVVFLTGLEDGVFPHMRALGDTKELEEERRLAYVGITRARERLYVTLSRVRSAWGAPAYNPPSRFLQELPEKLVEWRGKAPSEGQALSAAKSVRSAPVGRLGGPSRIVDREVVALKPGDRVTHDKFGLGTVVATQGEGDKTQATIDFGASGTKQLLLRYAPVEKL, encoded by the coding sequence ATGAGCAAACTCTTCGACGACCTGCCGCTGCCCGGGTTCGACGCCGACGTCCCGGCCGACGTCCCGGTGCCCGCCGAACCGGAGCCGGACGACGCCCCGCCGCCGCCCGAATACGACCCGGCCCCCGACGACCTGTTCGCCGGCGACTACGCCCCGCCCCCGGAGCCGTACGAGGCCTACTACCGCAACGGCGCGGCCAAGCCCGCCGTCGATCCCGCGCGCCTGCTCGACGGCATGAACCCGCAGCAGCGCGCCGCCGTCGTCCACGAAGGCTCGCCGCTGCTCATCGTGGCGGGCGCGGGCTCCGGCAAGACGCGCGTGCTCACCCACCGCATCGCGTACCTGCTGGGCGCGCGCGGCGTCCACCCCGGCCAGATCCTCGCGATCACCTTCACCAACAAGGCCGCCGGGGAGATGAAGGAGCGCGTCGAGGCCCTGGTCGGCCCGCGCGCGAAGGCCATGTGGGTCTCGACGTTCCACTCGTCGTGCGTGCGCATCCTGCGCCAGCAGTACAAGAAGCTCGGGCTCAGCTCGTCCTTCTCCATCTACGACGCCGCCGACTCGCAGCGCCTGATGGCGATGGTCTGCCGCGACCTGGACCTGGACGCCAAGCAGTTCCCGCCGCGCAAGTTCAACGCCCAGGTGTCCAACCTCAAGAACGAACTGGTCGACCCCGAGACGTACGCGGCCGGCGCGCAGAACGACGCCGAGCGCAAGCTCGCCGAGGCGTACACCCTCTACCAGGCCCGGCTGCGCCAGGCCAACGCGCTGGACTTCGACGACCTGATCATGACCACGGTCAACCTCCTCCAGGCGTTCCCCGACGTCGCCGAGCACTACCGGCGCCGCTTCCGGCACGTGCTCGTCGACGAGTACCAGGACACCAACCACGCGCAATACGTGCTGGTCCGCGAGCTGGTGGGCGGGGCCGTCGGGCAGGAGCCCAAGCGCACCGTCGACGGCGACCTGGTCAACCCGGCGGCCGAAGGCCTCGCGCACGTCCCGCCCGCCGAACTGTGCGTGGTGGGCGACGCCGACCAGTCGATCTACGCCTTCCGGGGCGCGACGATCCGCAACATCCTCGACTTCGAGAGCGACTACCCGGCCGCGACGACGATCCTGCTGGAGCAGAACTACCGCTCGACGCAGACGATCCTCGCCGCCGCCAACGCGGTCATCGAACGCAACAGCAACCGCCGCGCGAAGAACCTGTGGACGGACTCCGGCCAGGGCACCGCGATCATCGGCAACACCGCCGACGACGAGCACGCCGAGGCGCAGTTCGTCGCGGACGAGATCGACCGGCTCACCGACGCCGGCACGATCACCCCGAGCCAGGTCGCGGTGTTCTACCGCACCAACGCGCAATCCCGCGTGTTCGAGGAGGTGTTCATCCGGGTCGGCCTGCCGTACAAGGTCGTCGGCGGGGTGCGCTTCTACGAGCGCAAGGAGGTCCGCGACGCGCTCGCGTACCTGCGGCTGCTCGCCAACCCGGACGACGTCGTGTCGCTGCGCCGAATCCTGAACGTGCCCAAGCGCGGCATCGGGGACCGCGCCGAGGCGTGCGTGGAGGTGCTGGCGGCGCGCGACCGGATCCCGTTCGCGGAGGCGCTGCGGCGCGCGCACGAGGCACCGGGCATGGCGACGCGGTCGGCGAAGGCGGTCGCCGGTTTCGTGACGCTCGTCGACCAGCTGCGCGGGGTCGTCGAGGGCGGCGCGGGGCCCGCGACGGTCCTCGAAGCGGTCCTCGAACAGACCGGCTACCTCGCCGAGTTGCAGGCCTCGAACGACCCGCAGGACGAGACGCGGATCGAGAACCTTCAGGAACTCGCCGCGGTGGCCCTGGAGTTCGAGCAGGCCCAGCCCGAGGGGACGCTCGCCGACTTCCTGGAGCAGGTGGCGCTGGTCGCCGACTCCGACCAGATCCCCGACGCCGAGAGCGGCGGCGTGGTCACGCTGATGACGTTGCACACCGCGAAGGGCCTGGAGTTCCCGGTGGTGTTCCTCACCGGTCTGGAGGACGGCGTGTTCCCGCACATGCGGGCGCTCGGCGACACGAAGGAGCTGGAGGAGGAGCGGCGGCTCGCGTACGTCGGCATCACGCGGGCCCGCGAGCGGCTGTACGTGACGCTGTCGCGCGTCCGCAGCGCGTGGGGCGCCCCCGCGTACAACCCGCCGTCGCGGTTCCTCCAGGAGCTGCCCGAGAAGCTGGTCGAGTGGCGCGGCAAGGCCCCGTCGGAGGGCCAGGCGCTGTCGGCCGCCAAGTCGGTGCGTTCGGCGCCCGTCGGGCGTCTCGGCGGCCCGAGCCGCATCGTCGACCGCGAGGTCGTCGCGCTCAAGCCGGGCGACCGGGTCACGCACGACAAGTTCGGCCTCGGCACGGTCGTGGCGACGCAGGGCGAGGGCGACAAGACCCAGGCGACGATCGACTTCGGGGCGTCGGGGACCAAGCAGCTGCTGCTGCGGTACGCGCCGGTGGAGAAGCTGTAG
- a CDS encoding DUF308 domain-containing protein translates to MFGVWALLSGAIQLGVAIRRRRAVGAQWPMVVSGGLSVLAGAAFAAMSASDDSGLSGIAGYSAFGAFWFLVSAVALTRRGRGTAR, encoded by the coding sequence GTGTTCGGCGTCTGGGCCCTGCTCTCCGGGGCGATCCAGCTCGGCGTCGCGATCCGGCGCCGTCGCGCCGTCGGCGCGCAGTGGCCCATGGTCGTCAGCGGCGGGCTGTCCGTCCTCGCCGGGGCCGCCTTCGCCGCGATGTCCGCCTCGGACGACAGCGGGCTGTCCGGTATCGCCGGATACTCGGCCTTCGGGGCCTTCTGGTTCCTCGTCTCCGCGGTCGCCCTGACCCGGCGCGGCCGAGGCACCGCGCGCTGA